The Deinococcota bacterium genome includes a window with the following:
- a CDS encoding malate dehydrogenase: MKTPIRVAVTGAAGQISYSLLFRIAAGEMLGKDQPVVLQLLEITPALKALQGVEMELRDCAFPLLHDVVTTDEAAVAFGEVDYALLVGARPRGPGMERKDLLEANGAIFTGQGRALNDHAKRTVKVLVVGNPANTNALIALHSAPDLEPSQFSAMTRLDHNRAISQLAMKTGQPVQEIKGMIIWGNHSATQVPDLSHATVAGKAAPSLVEERWLTESFIPTVQKRGAAIIEARGLSSAASAASAAINHMRDWAYGTAAGDWVSMAIPSDGSYGVEEGLVYSYPVTVSEGKVEIVQGLSVADAVGERMRSSEQELKEERASVEHLL; this comes from the coding sequence ATGAAAACACCCATTCGCGTTGCGGTTACCGGCGCCGCCGGCCAGATTTCCTACTCGCTGCTCTTTCGTATTGCCGCGGGCGAGATGCTCGGCAAGGATCAACCCGTCGTTCTTCAGCTTCTGGAGATCACGCCTGCCCTGAAGGCGCTTCAGGGGGTCGAGATGGAACTCAGAGACTGTGCTTTCCCGCTGCTGCACGACGTCGTCACGACCGACGAGGCTGCGGTCGCCTTTGGCGAGGTGGACTATGCTCTTCTGGTAGGGGCGCGGCCGCGGGGGCCGGGGATGGAGAGAAAAGATCTGTTGGAGGCCAACGGTGCTATCTTTACCGGGCAGGGAAGAGCGCTCAACGATCATGCCAAGCGAACGGTCAAGGTGCTGGTAGTCGGCAATCCTGCCAATACCAATGCCCTCATCGCCCTGCACAGCGCTCCCGACCTCGAGCCCAGCCAGTTCAGCGCCATGACGCGCCTCGATCACAACCGGGCGATCAGCCAGCTCGCCATGAAGACCGGCCAACCTGTCCAAGAGATCAAAGGCATGATCATCTGGGGCAACCATTCGGCGACGCAGGTGCCCGACCTCAGCCACGCCACGGTTGCCGGCAAGGCTGCTCCCTCTCTGGTCGAGGAGAGGTGGTTGACGGAGAGCTTCATCCCGACCGTCCAAAAGCGCGGTGCCGCCATCATCGAGGCGAGGGGGCTGTCGAGCGCCGCTTCCGCCGCCTCGGCGGCCATCAACCATATGCGCGACTGGGCCTATGGTACGGCCGCTGGCGATTGGGTCAGCATGGCCATTCCCAGCGACGGCAGCTACGGGGTAGAGGAGGGGCTTGTCTACTCCTACCCCGTCACCGTCAGCGAGGGCAAGGTCGAGATCGTTCAAGGTCTGAGCGTCGCTGACGCCGTTGGGGAGCGAATGCGCTCGAGCGAACAGGAACTCAAGGAAGAGCGGGCATCGGTCGAGCACCTTCTCTAG